A window from Bacteroidota bacterium encodes these proteins:
- the infB gene encoding translation initiation factor IF-2, with product MAELKLPRLLAAAKEFNIGQDTLIDFLIGKGFGKDDLKPTSKLTEDMYRSLQNEFSSDKAAKIKSDLVDLPKGGVAEAKKKKEEEEIVFKKETKKTKVEEPALAPAPVVEEVKPAKEIKEEPKQEEITKVEAPEIETPKVLDKIDLSTIDSSTRPKKGVKKKTEEVEAKEEKPVEEKKPEKKKPKKTEVVVEPVIEEIKEKIEEEAPPMIENIKADKLEGPKILGKINLPVDNDTRPKKDEKRKRKRIPIEKKDVPQQENRDRPRPPQQGGGMDRRPGQGHGQQGGGRRDQHQHRPAGGHGHRREDKIIDEKEIQEKIRETQAKLTGGGGRGKSMKAKMRREKRNEMADAAGEMVDDKKLQLTEFISVSELASLMDVSFADVISKCMGLGIMVSINQRLDAEVIELVASEFGYTVEFIDMEKQMEMEEEADEDDDEDLVFRSPIVTIMGHVDHGKTSLLDYIRRENVVAGEAGGITQHIGAYKVSLPNGKEITFLDTPGHEAFTAMRARGAKVTDIAVIVVAADDAVMPQTREAISHAQAAGVPMIFAINKIDKDGANSQKIYEQLSQMNLLVEEWGGKFQSQEISAKKGLNVDLLLEKILLEAELLDLKANPDREASGTIIEASLDKGRGYVATILVENGTLSNGDLVVSGQYYGRVKAMFNERNKKQDEAGPASPILLLGLNGAPQAGEKFRVYDDESEAKEVANRRAQILREQGIRTKKHITLDEIGRRLALGNFKELNVIIKGDVDGSVEALSDSLQKLSTQEIVVKVIHKGVGQITESDVTLANASDAIIIGFNVRPSLQAARMAENEAIEIKMYSIIYNAIEEIKSAMEGMLEPTVQEKIVANVEIRDVFKFDKATVAGCYVRDGKIKRDSKIRLIRDGIVIYPTAEGVSAELGSLKRFKDDAKDVQAGMECGLTVKNYNDIKVGDVVEAYEEEEVKRTL from the coding sequence ATGGCAGAACTTAAATTACCAAGATTATTAGCCGCCGCAAAGGAATTCAACATCGGGCAGGATACGTTGATCGATTTTCTCATTGGTAAAGGATTTGGAAAAGATGACCTTAAACCAACATCCAAACTGACTGAGGATATGTACCGTTCCCTGCAAAATGAATTCTCAAGCGACAAAGCTGCAAAAATCAAGAGTGATTTGGTGGATTTACCTAAAGGCGGTGTGGCTGAAGCAAAGAAGAAAAAAGAGGAAGAAGAAATTGTTTTCAAAAAAGAAACAAAGAAAACAAAAGTCGAAGAGCCTGCACTAGCACCTGCACCCGTTGTAGAAGAAGTAAAACCCGCCAAAGAAATTAAAGAAGAACCTAAGCAGGAAGAAATAACAAAAGTAGAAGCTCCTGAAATTGAAACTCCAAAGGTTTTAGATAAAATTGATCTATCAACTATTGATTCATCCACCCGCCCTAAAAAAGGTGTGAAGAAAAAAACAGAGGAAGTTGAAGCGAAAGAAGAAAAACCGGTAGAAGAAAAAAAGCCTGAAAAGAAAAAACCAAAGAAGACCGAAGTTGTTGTAGAACCCGTGATAGAAGAAATAAAGGAGAAAATTGAGGAGGAAGCGCCGCCAATGATCGAAAATATCAAGGCGGATAAATTAGAAGGACCAAAGATCTTAGGAAAAATAAATTTACCTGTAGATAACGATACAAGACCAAAGAAAGATGAGAAACGTAAACGCAAACGTATTCCCATCGAAAAGAAAGATGTACCACAGCAGGAGAATCGTGATAGACCCCGTCCTCCGCAGCAAGGTGGTGGAATGGATAGAAGACCGGGACAAGGACACGGTCAACAGGGTGGTGGTCGTCGTGATCAACATCAGCATAGACCGGCTGGCGGTCATGGGCATCGTCGGGAGGACAAAATAATTGACGAAAAAGAAATACAGGAAAAGATAAGAGAGACGCAAGCCAAACTAACCGGCGGTGGTGGCCGCGGCAAAAGCATGAAGGCAAAAATGCGCCGTGAAAAGAGAAATGAAATGGCTGATGCTGCAGGTGAAATGGTAGACGATAAGAAACTGCAGCTAACAGAATTTATCAGCGTAAGTGAGTTGGCAAGTTTGATGGATGTAAGTTTTGCTGATGTTATCAGTAAGTGTATGGGCCTTGGTATCATGGTATCCATCAATCAGCGTCTTGATGCAGAGGTAATTGAACTGGTAGCAAGTGAATTCGGATATACGGTAGAGTTCATCGATATGGAAAAACAAATGGAGATGGAAGAGGAAGCTGATGAAGACGATGATGAAGATCTTGTATTCCGTTCACCAATTGTTACCATCATGGGTCACGTTGACCATGGTAAAACATCTTTGCTTGACTATATCCGTCGTGAAAATGTAGTAGCAGGTGAAGCAGGTGGTATCACCCAGCACATCGGTGCCTATAAAGTTTCATTGCCTAATGGAAAAGAAATAACATTCCTTGATACCCCTGGTCACGAAGCTTTTACTGCCATGCGTGCAAGAGGTGCAAAGGTTACCGATATCGCAGTGATTGTTGTAGCTGCAGATGATGCAGTGATGCCACAAACCCGTGAAGCGATCAGCCATGCGCAGGCAGCAGGTGTGCCAATGATCTTTGCAATAAATAAAATTGATAAAGACGGGGCCAACTCTCAAAAAATATACGAGCAGCTTTCACAAATGAATTTATTGGTGGAAGAATGGGGTGGTAAATTTCAAAGCCAGGAAATTTCTGCGAAGAAAGGATTGAATGTTGATCTGCTGCTTGAAAAAATATTACTTGAAGCTGAATTGCTTGACTTGAAAGCAAATCCGGACCGCGAAGCATCGGGTACTATCATTGAAGCTTCGTTGGATAAAGGACGTGGATATGTAGCAACCATACTGGTTGAAAACGGAACATTAAGCAATGGTGATCTTGTTGTCAGCGGTCAATACTATGGTCGTGTAAAAGCGATGTTTAATGAAAGGAATAAAAAACAAGACGAAGCCGGTCCTGCATCACCGATATTATTACTCGGTTTGAATGGTGCCCCGCAGGCTGGAGAAAAATTCCGTGTGTATGATGATGAGTCAGAAGCAAAAGAAGTAGCCAACCGCCGTGCACAGATCTTACGTGAGCAAGGTATACGTACCAAAAAACATATTACACTTGATGAAATAGGAAGACGTTTGGCTCTTGGAAATTTCAAAGAATTGAATGTGATCATCAAAGGTGATGTGGATGGTTCGGTTGAAGCATTGAGTGATAGCTTACAGAAATTAAGTACACAAGAGATCGTGGTAAAAGTGATTCATAAAGGGGTTGGTCAAATTACAGAGAGTGATGTTACACTCGCCAATGCATCAGATGCGATCATTATCGGCTTTAATGTGCGTCCATCATTGCAGGCTGCAAGAATGGCGGAGAATGAAGCAATCGAGATCAAGATGTACTCTATCATTTATAATGCTATTGAAGAGATCAAGAGTGCGATGGAAGGAATGCTGGAGCCAACTGTACAGGAAAAGATTGTTGCCAATGTAGAAATACGGGATGTGTTCAAGTTTGATAAGGCTACTGTTGCAGGTTGTTATGTGAGGGATGGAAAAATAAAACGTGATTCTAAGATCCGTTTGATACGTGATGGTATCGTTATTTACCCGACTGCTGAAGGCGTTAGTGCCGAGCTGGGCTCTTTAAAACGATTTAAGGATGATGCCAAAGATGTACAGGCTGGTATGGAATGCGGATTGACAGTTAAAAATTATAATGATATAAAAGTGGGTGATGTGGTGGAAGCGTATGAGGAAGAGGAAGTAAAGAGAACACTTTAG
- a CDS encoding peptidylprolyl isomerase, producing the protein MRMLKNILAAIICFLFIATIANAQPQKVVADKVVAVVGDRPILYSDIMNSILDAKRQGQEVPEDAECMLLEQALISKVLMLQAEKDSLPVTDEEVEAELEQRIRYFVGQVGTIEALEEMAGKTVYQIKDDARESVKERKLADAMQKKIVENVKITPSEVRAFFDKIPKDSLPFFESELEVGQIIAWPKPSRDLERYIIDELNNYRRQILNKSASFDQMAKRFSEDPGTKDRGGIFQLNLKDKNVDPVFLSTTFRLKVDSISPPVKSKFGFHIIQLVERNGDDAVVRHILRFVPITNEEIAQAKAKLDTVRSKIISKNVEFSEAALRYSDAEDIKFNGAYFKSGDGSTYVTIDQLDKEIIALLRTMKPGDLSKSMEFTEEGSNKKGVRVIYFKSRTEPHRLNMKDDYSRISQSALEQKKQEVLQKWFKKNLPAYNIVVDEDNRSACPNLERILSKDMKGF; encoded by the coding sequence ATGCGAATGCTGAAAAATATCCTGGCTGCTATTATTTGCTTTTTATTTATTGCAACTATAGCAAATGCGCAACCGCAAAAAGTGGTGGCAGATAAAGTAGTAGCTGTTGTAGGCGATAGGCCTATTTTATATTCAGATATTATGAATTCCATCCTGGATGCAAAACGTCAGGGACAGGAAGTGCCGGAAGATGCAGAGTGTATGTTGCTGGAACAGGCACTGATCTCAAAAGTGTTGATGTTGCAGGCGGAAAAAGATTCATTGCCGGTAACTGACGAAGAAGTAGAAGCAGAACTGGAACAGCGTATCCGTTATTTCGTTGGGCAGGTAGGAACTATTGAAGCATTGGAAGAAATGGCTGGTAAAACGGTTTACCAGATAAAAGACGATGCAAGAGAAAGTGTAAAAGAAAGAAAACTGGCTGACGCCATGCAGAAGAAAATTGTTGAGAATGTAAAGATCACTCCAAGTGAAGTACGGGCCTTTTTTGATAAGATCCCCAAAGACAGTTTACCATTTTTTGAATCAGAGTTAGAGGTTGGGCAGATCATTGCATGGCCAAAGCCATCCCGTGACCTCGAAAGATATATCATTGATGAATTGAATAACTATCGCCGGCAGATATTGAATAAGTCGGCAAGCTTTGACCAGATGGCGAAGCGTTTTTCAGAAGACCCGGGAACAAAAGACAGGGGCGGCATCTTTCAATTGAACCTGAAAGACAAAAATGTTGACCCGGTATTTTTATCTACCACTTTTCGTTTGAAAGTGGACTCTATATCACCACCGGTAAAATCCAAATTTGGTTTCCATATAATTCAACTGGTAGAGCGCAATGGTGATGATGCAGTAGTAAGGCATATACTTCGGTTTGTACCTATAACTAACGAAGAAATTGCACAAGCAAAAGCAAAACTGGATACCGTTCGCAGCAAGATCATAAGCAAAAACGTAGAATTTAGTGAAGCGGCTTTGAGATACAGCGATGCGGAAGATATAAAGTTCAATGGTGCGTATTTCAAAAGTGGTGATGGCTCTACTTATGTTACCATCGACCAGCTGGATAAAGAGATCATAGCGCTGCTACGTACCATGAAGCCCGGCGACCTTTCAAAGTCGATGGAGTTTACAGAGGAAGGAAGTAATAAGAAAGGTGTACGTGTTATTTATTTCAAAAGCCGCACCGAGCCCCACCGTTTGAACATGAAGGATGATTATAGCCGCATTTCTCAATCAGCACTCGAACAAAAAAAGCAGGAAGTTTTGCAGAAATGGTTTAAAAAGAATTTGCCGGCTTATAATATTGTTGTGGATGAAGACAACCGTTCGGCCTGCCCCAATCTTGAAAGAATATTGAGTAAGGATATGAAAGGATTTTAA
- a CDS encoding amidophosphoribosyltransferase — translation MSDPIKHECGLAFIRLRKNFPYYQKKYGTVMWGLNKLYLLMEKQHNRGQDGAGIASVKLNVEPGYPFMNRMRSNANQAIADIFQRVGKEVEELQEYHPDIKSHPGLMKGHVNFLGELLLGHLRYGTQGKNKVEYCHPFINRDTIPARNLALAGNFNLVNTDELFTLVGKEPGETMRFSDLAAMIEMMHVYLCKEDEASPGKVDIKKVLKKTVPKFDGGFHVAGMTGSGIGFVFRDAHGIRPSYYYINDEVVVAASERAAIRTSFNVGENEVKELMPGQALIVDENGEIVIEQILEPKERKACSFERIYFSRGSDEKIYKERKALGYNLSEPVLNAIEHDLKNTIFSFIPNTAETAFYGMVKGMEAYLNKVKIERILSWGKDYDAEKLSEMINRRIRIEKIAIKDVKMRTFITEDASRNEMVQHVYDITYGTVRPGIDTLVVIDDSIVRGTTLRESIIRMLSRLQPKKIIVVSSSPQIRYPDCYGIDMSKMGEFIAFNAAVELAKEKGKMECMKELHEKCKELLRTNQLHTENVVQHFYKLFTADEISKKIAELITPSDLNIPVEVIFQNIEGLHKACPNNLGDWYFTGDYPTPGGNKVVNRAFMNYMEGKKVRGY, via the coding sequence ATGAGTGACCCGATAAAACACGAATGCGGTCTTGCATTCATCCGTCTGAGAAAAAACTTCCCGTATTACCAAAAGAAATATGGTACCGTGATGTGGGGGCTAAACAAGCTGTACCTGCTGATGGAAAAACAACACAACCGCGGACAAGACGGCGCCGGAATAGCTTCAGTAAAACTAAATGTTGAACCGGGATATCCTTTTATGAACCGCATGCGCAGCAATGCCAACCAGGCAATTGCAGATATTTTTCAGCGGGTGGGTAAAGAGGTAGAAGAACTGCAGGAATATCATCCCGATATTAAAAGCCATCCCGGTTTGATGAAAGGCCATGTAAATTTTTTAGGAGAGCTTTTACTTGGTCACCTGCGTTATGGTACACAGGGAAAAAATAAAGTAGAATATTGTCATCCGTTCATCAATCGTGATACAATTCCTGCACGCAATCTTGCACTGGCAGGTAATTTCAATCTTGTAAATACTGACGAGTTGTTTACACTTGTTGGCAAAGAGCCGGGCGAAACAATGCGATTCAGTGATCTGGCTGCTATGATCGAGATGATGCATGTGTACCTGTGCAAAGAAGATGAAGCATCACCGGGTAAAGTGGATATAAAAAAAGTATTGAAAAAAACAGTACCAAAATTCGATGGTGGCTTTCATGTAGCTGGTATGACGGGTAGTGGTATCGGTTTTGTTTTTCGTGATGCACATGGTATTCGTCCTTCTTATTATTATATTAATGATGAAGTAGTTGTTGCTGCAAGTGAGAGAGCTGCTATCCGTACATCTTTTAATGTAGGCGAAAATGAAGTAAAGGAACTGATGCCGGGGCAGGCATTGATAGTAGATGAAAATGGAGAAATAGTAATAGAACAAATACTGGAACCCAAAGAAAGAAAGGCCTGCAGTTTTGAACGCATTTATTTCAGCCGGGGTAGCGATGAAAAAATTTACAAGGAAAGAAAAGCATTAGGATATAACCTGAGTGAGCCGGTGTTGAATGCAATTGAGCATGATTTAAAAAACACTATTTTTTCTTTTATACCTAATACTGCCGAAACTGCTTTTTACGGAATGGTAAAAGGAATGGAAGCGTACTTGAATAAAGTAAAGATCGAACGAATACTAAGCTGGGGCAAAGATTATGATGCAGAGAAATTGAGTGAGATGATCAATCGGCGAATCCGCATTGAGAAGATCGCTATTAAGGATGTGAAGATGCGGACCTTTATTACCGAAGATGCAAGTCGCAATGAAATGGTGCAACACGTTTATGATATAACGTATGGTACTGTGCGACCAGGTATTGATACATTAGTCGTGATTGATGATTCGATTGTAAGAGGAACAACATTGAGAGAAAGTATCATACGTATGCTGTCGCGACTTCAACCGAAAAAGATCATTGTAGTTTCTTCATCACCACAGATACGTTACCCGGATTGTTACGGAATTGATATGAGCAAGATGGGAGAATTCATTGCTTTTAATGCAGCGGTAGAACTGGCGAAAGAAAAAGGAAAGATGGAATGCATGAAAGAGCTGCATGAAAAATGTAAAGAGCTGCTGCGCACAAATCAACTGCATACAGAAAACGTGGTGCAACATTTTTATAAATTATTTACTGCGGATGAAATATCTAAGAAGATCGCTGAATTGATCACTCCTTCGGATCTGAATATCCCGGTTGAAGTTATTTTTCAAAACATTGAAGGCCTGCACAAAGCTTGCCCCAATAATCTTGGCGACTGGTATTTTACCGGCGACTATCCTACACCCGGCGGTAATAAAGTAGTGAACCGTGCCTTTATGAATTACATGGAAGGAAAAAAAGTGAGGGGATATTAG
- a CDS encoding histidine phosphatase family protein gives MKSLLLVRHAKSDWENLELDDFERPLNDRGKRDAPAMAHRLLDKKVKPDAFIASPAKRAAKTAKIFAEEMKVKKEGIIFKPELYLAGPEVFYTVIENADDSFETIAVFSHNEGITHFANMLTNARVDNIPTCGVFAIRINANSWKDFRKAAKEFWFFDYPKNSA, from the coding sequence ATGAAATCTCTTTTACTTGTTCGTCATGCAAAAAGCGACTGGGAAAACTTGGAGCTTGATGATTTCGAAAGACCGCTGAACGATAGAGGCAAACGTGATGCTCCTGCAATGGCCCATCGTCTTCTTGATAAAAAAGTAAAACCCGATGCGTTTATCGCAAGCCCGGCAAAACGTGCAGCAAAAACAGCCAAGATCTTTGCTGAAGAAATGAAGGTTAAAAAAGAGGGAATCATTTTTAAACCTGAACTCTATCTCGCCGGACCAGAAGTTTTTTATACGGTGATAGAAAATGCTGATGATTCATTTGAAACGATAGCGGTTTTTTCACATAACGAGGGCATTACTCATTTTGCCAATATGCTTACCAATGCAAGAGTGGATAATATTCCTACTTGTGGTGTATTTGCAATCAGAATAAATGCAAATAGCTGGAAAGATTTCAGAAAGGCTGCAAAGGAATTCTGGTTTTTTGATTATCCTAAAAATTCGGCTTAG
- a CDS encoding glycosyl transferase family 28, with translation MHAENLHKQMRKPRILISPLDWGLGHATRCIPIIRELLRLDFDVWLACDGNTNRLLADEFPQLTILEIPGYNIKYSRSGTGLFWGMLKQLPKLLNMIRYENHWLKTKIPVYDFDAIISDNRFGFYSKKTFSIFITHQLEIKSGLGKLADIILRSFHYRYINKFDQCWVPDIENKNSLAGELSHPEKMPKTQVQYIGMLSRFKSQSIPEIKKHILIVLSGPEPQRTILEKIILKDILSYPYTATVVRGLPGEVNSIPSKENIKFFNYLNAEGLNREMGKAEFVISRSGYSTIMDLARLQKKSILIPTPGQTEQLYLAKNLSTKNLALCIDQNDFSLIDAIAKAETFSYQPLQQYDDALLKQAVKSLVKN, from the coding sequence ATGCATGCTGAAAATCTGCACAAACAGATGCGTAAACCACGCATTTTAATATCGCCGCTCGACTGGGGGCTTGGCCACGCCACCCGGTGTATTCCTATAATCCGTGAACTGCTTAGACTCGATTTTGATGTATGGCTGGCATGCGATGGCAATACTAATCGATTGCTTGCAGATGAATTTCCCCAATTAACGATACTTGAAATACCGGGCTACAATATTAAATACTCAAGATCAGGAACGGGTCTTTTTTGGGGTATGTTAAAACAACTACCAAAACTACTGAACATGATCCGCTATGAAAACCATTGGTTGAAAACGAAGATCCCTGTCTATGATTTTGATGCGATTATCTCTGATAATCGTTTTGGGTTTTACAGTAAAAAAACATTTTCAATCTTTATCACACATCAACTTGAGATCAAATCAGGACTTGGGAAACTGGCAGATATTATTTTACGTTCATTCCATTACAGGTATATAAACAAGTTTGATCAATGCTGGGTTCCGGATATTGAAAACAAAAATAGCCTGGCCGGTGAACTATCGCATCCGGAAAAAATGCCGAAAACACAGGTGCAATATATTGGCATGCTATCAAGATTTAAGTCTCAATCAATCCCTGAAATAAAAAAGCATATTCTTATTGTTCTTTCTGGTCCGGAACCACAACGTACCATTTTGGAAAAAATAATATTAAAAGATATTCTCAGCTATCCTTATACTGCCACAGTAGTAAGAGGTCTTCCGGGAGAAGTAAACTCTATTCCATCAAAAGAAAATATTAAATTCTTTAATTACTTAAATGCAGAAGGTCTTAACCGCGAGATGGGAAAAGCTGAATTTGTCATTAGCAGAAGTGGTTACAGTACTATTATGGATCTTGCACGGTTGCAGAAAAAATCAATTCTTATTCCCACACCGGGCCAAACAGAGCAATTGTATCTTGCAAAAAATCTTTCTACGAAGAACCTTGCACTTTGTATTGATCAAAATGATTTTTCATTGATAGATGCAATTGCAAAAGCAGAAACCTTTTCATACCAGCCACTGCAACAGTATGATGATGCCCTGCTAAAGCAGGCCGTAAAAAGTTTAGTAAAAAACTAG
- a CDS encoding aminotransferase class I/II-fold pyridoxal phosphate-dependent enzyme, translating into MKLSQLSETLIGSEIVKLGGEIREKIRQGERIFNFTVGDFDPSIFPIPKELEDAIVDAYRKHFTNYPAAEGNLDLREGIISFIKDTEGLDYGLNEILVASGGRPLIYATFRAVCDKGDKIIYATPSWNNNHYTHFVEGQHVVIDAKAENNFMPTADEIRPFIKDATLISLCSPQNPTGTTFRKEELEAICDLVLEENTRRGDSEKKLYVMYDQMYWHLTYGDIKHYNPVSLRPAMRDYTIFIDAISKVFAATGVRVGWSMGPQKVIAKMKAILTHVGAWAPMAEQKAVAGYLSKRDDIQQYLVHFKKEIEERLRKIFEGFSKLKNEGLPVDAIAPEAAIYLTIKIDLAGRKTADGKILETQSDVTAYVLNEAKLAIVPFYAFGTSRNNPWYRLSVGTCKKEEIGEMIGKLREALKKIN; encoded by the coding sequence ATGAAGCTCTCACAACTTTCCGAAACACTGATCGGCTCTGAAATAGTAAAACTTGGCGGCGAAATAAGAGAAAAAATCAGGCAGGGTGAACGAATTTTCAATTTTACTGTAGGTGATTTTGATCCCTCCATCTTTCCCATACCTAAAGAACTGGAAGATGCAATTGTAGATGCTTATCGAAAACATTTTACCAATTACCCGGCGGCAGAAGGAAACCTTGATCTAAGAGAAGGTATTATCTCTTTTATAAAAGACACAGAAGGGCTTGATTACGGCCTCAACGAAATATTGGTAGCATCCGGGGGCCGTCCATTGATCTATGCCACCTTTAGAGCCGTTTGTGATAAAGGTGATAAGATCATTTATGCGACACCTTCCTGGAACAATAATCATTACACTCATTTTGTAGAAGGCCAGCATGTAGTGATCGATGCAAAAGCAGAAAATAATTTTATGCCTACAGCAGATGAAATAAGACCTTTTATAAAAGACGCAACTCTTATTTCGTTATGCTCACCTCAAAACCCAACTGGTACAACTTTCCGCAAAGAGGAGCTGGAAGCAATTTGCGATTTAGTGCTTGAAGAAAATACAAGACGGGGTGATAGTGAAAAAAAACTCTATGTAATGTATGACCAGATGTACTGGCATCTTACTTATGGTGATATCAAACATTACAATCCTGTTTCACTCAGACCTGCGATGCGTGACTACACAATTTTCATTGATGCCATCAGTAAAGTGTTTGCTGCTACAGGTGTACGGGTGGGATGGAGTATGGGACCACAAAAGGTAATTGCAAAAATGAAAGCCATACTTACCCATGTAGGTGCATGGGCGCCAATGGCTGAACAAAAAGCAGTAGCGGGTTATCTTTCAAAACGAGATGATATCCAACAATACCTTGTACATTTTAAAAAAGAAATTGAAGAAAGACTACGTAAAATATTTGAAGGCTTTAGTAAGTTGAAAAATGAAGGATTACCCGTTGATGCCATTGCCCCTGAAGCAGCAATTTATCTCACTATAAAAATTGACCTGGCCGGAAGAAAAACAGCAGATGGTAAAATATTAGAAACACAGTCTGATGTAACAGCTTATGTTCTTAACGAAGCAAAACTTGCAATCGTTCCTTTTTATGCATTTGGAACCAGCCGGAATAATCCGTGGTATCGATTAAGTGTTGGCACTTGTAAAAAAGAAGAGATTGGTGAAATGATTGGTAAACTAAGAGAAGCTCTAAAGAAAATAAATTAA
- the msrB gene encoding peptide-methionine (R)-S-oxide reductase MsrB has product MKKWNLVIILMAGLFQQCSYSQNSSKENKKTTTMENNEKKNPAYSRTDTSKVNMSEDEWKKVLPKDVYSIARLKGTERAWTSKFENFSDTGTYYCAACGNPLFKSDTKFDSGCGWPSFYEPISKGSIIYTPDNTYGMTRTETQCGRCKAHLGHVFDDGPPPTGLRYCINGVVLDFEKAKEAEKKYNEKENPQ; this is encoded by the coding sequence ATGAAAAAGTGGAACCTGGTAATAATTCTCATGGCTGGCCTGTTTCAGCAGTGCAGCTACTCGCAGAATTCATCAAAAGAAAATAAAAAAACAACGACTATGGAAAATAATGAAAAGAAAAACCCTGCCTATTCAAGAACTGATACATCAAAAGTGAATATGAGTGAAGATGAATGGAAAAAAGTGCTGCCAAAAGATGTTTATTCTATTGCCCGGTTAAAAGGTACAGAAAGAGCCTGGACAAGTAAGTTTGAAAACTTTAGTGATACAGGCACTTACTATTGTGCTGCCTGCGGTAATCCTTTATTTAAAAGCGATACCAAATTTGACAGCGGTTGCGGCTGGCCAAGTTTTTATGAACCTATTTCCAAAGGAAGTATTATTTATACGCCGGATAACACATATGGCATGACGAGAACAGAAACACAATGCGGCCGCTGCAAAGCACATTTAGGCCATGTGTTTGATGATGGCCCTCCGCCAACGGGTTTGCGTTATTGTATCAATGGCGTAGTACTGGATTTTGAAAAAGCAAAAGAGGCGGAGAAAAAGTATAATGAAAAGGAAAATCCTCAATAA
- a CDS encoding adenylate kinase has protein sequence MFNLILFGPPGSGKGTQSERLVEKYKLVHLSTGNLLRSEITEKTPLGMEAKHFIDKGQLVPDEVVIGMVDSFFDKHAEAIGFLFDGFPRTKAQAEALDKLLSLKKTEISSVLLLEVNEEELIKRLLNRGKTSGRSDDTDETVIRKRFDVYKKETSPVAEHYKKAGKFKILEGEGSVDDIFDRLSATIDKKMK, from the coding sequence ATGTTCAATCTTATTTTATTCGGCCCGCCTGGCAGCGGGAAGGGAACACAGTCTGAGCGGCTGGTGGAGAAATATAAACTGGTGCATCTTTCAACCGGTAACTTATTGCGCAGCGAAATAACTGAAAAGACACCGCTGGGGATGGAAGCAAAACATTTTATTGATAAAGGCCAACTGGTTCCAGACGAAGTGGTGATCGGTATGGTGGATTCTTTTTTTGATAAACATGCAGAAGCCATTGGTTTTTTGTTTGATGGATTTCCCCGTACAAAAGCACAGGCAGAAGCATTGGATAAATTGTTATCATTAAAAAAAACAGAAATATCTTCCGTGCTTTTGCTGGAAGTAAACGAAGAGGAGCTAATAAAACGTTTATTAAACCGCGGCAAAACTTCGGGTCGTAGCGATGATACAGATGAGACTGTGATCCGTAAACGATTTGATGTTTACAAGAAGGAAACCAGCCCGGTTGCAGAGCATTATAAAAAAGCAGGGAAATTTAAAATATTAGAAGGCGAAGGCTCGGTGGATGATATATTTGACCGCTTATCAGCAACTATCGATAAAAAAATGAAATAA
- a CDS encoding DUF1569 domain-containing protein — translation MSLEKENFLRTKFISLLQRLEANTPARWGKMNLQQMIEHFTDVTMVASGKIQLPIATPADKLPKFREFMLSEKQFKENTKSPVLPPEPLPLKKHTKEAAIGKLQEELIYFFEAFENEPTKKTIHPAFGELNFEENIQIMHKHALHHLRQFGIEVL, via the coding sequence ATGAGCCTGGAAAAAGAGAATTTTCTTCGGACTAAATTTATTTCCCTGCTTCAAAGACTGGAAGCAAATACACCGGCCCGTTGGGGTAAAATGAATTTGCAACAGATGATTGAGCATTTTACAGATGTAACAATGGTTGCAAGTGGCAAAATACAATTGCCTATAGCAACACCTGCCGATAAACTCCCGAAATTTCGTGAATTCATGCTCAGCGAAAAACAGTTCAAAGAAAACACCAAAAGCCCCGTATTGCCACCTGAGCCGTTGCCTTTAAAAAAGCATACTAAGGAAGCTGCCATTGGAAAATTACAGGAAGAGCTGATCTATTTTTTTGAGGCTTTCGAAAATGAGCCAACCAAAAAAACAATACATCCCGCATTTGGTGAATTGAATTTTGAAGAGAATATCCAGATCATGCACAAGCATGCCCTTCACCACCTGCGCCAGTTTGGAATAGAAGTATTATAA